The following nucleotide sequence is from Zea mays cultivar B73 chromosome 1, Zm-B73-REFERENCE-NAM-5.0, whole genome shotgun sequence.
CAATCTACTGCTGGAGACAAAGAAGTTTTTGTCCTCAAAATTTGACATGAAAGATCTTGGTGAAGCGTCTTTTGTTTTGGGCATAGAGATTCACCGAGATAGAACAAAAGGGGTATTGGGACTGTCCCAAAAGTTATACATAGAAAAGATTTTAAAGAGATTCAATATGCACAAATGTAGTGCATCACCTGCACCAATAGTCAAGGGCGACAAATATGGGGATTTGCAATGCCCTAGGAACCAGTACGAGCTCGACCAAATGAAAGTGGTTCCATATGCTTCTGCTGTCGGAAGCCTGCAGTATGCTCAAGTGTGTACGCGCCCTGACTTAGCTTTTGTTACCGGGTTGCTTGGCAGATTTCAATGTAATCCAGGGATTGAGCACTGGAAATTGGTAAAGAAAGTCTTGCGATATTTGCAAGGCACGAAAGGCCTCATGATGACGTATAGAAGAATAGATTCACTCCAAATAGTGGGGTACACAGATTCTGATTATGCGGGAGATGATAGAAAATCCACATCAGGATATGTGTTCACTCTCGCAGGTGGAGCTATTTCATGGAAAAGCTCGAAACAAACCGTCACTACATCGTCCACAGAGTATGCCGAGTTTGTAGCGTGTTTTGAGGCTTCGGGGCAGGTGAACTGGTTAAAGAAGTTCATACCCGGTTTAAAGGTGGTCGACAACATACATAAACCACTAAAGTTATACTGCGATAATGCTCCAGCAGTACAGTATGCTCACAACAATAGGTCAAGTGGTGCTGCCAAACACATTGACATAAAGTACTACGTTGTGAAGGATAAAGTCCGGGATCAAATAATAAGTCTTGAGTATATAAGAAGTGAAAAGATGCTCGCGGATCCGCTTACAAAAGGCTTACCACCCAAAGTGTTCAAAGAACATGTAGCTGACATGGGTTTAAGGGAAAGCCTATGATTCCTGGACTATAAATAGGGCCTAAAGTTAAAGTAACTGTTTCAGATCAGAGATGTGTATTGTAGCTGTCAAATCTATCGACGATTGATCGTGACGATGAAACATTCTCTATGCACTTATCTGTGATGGAACGAGTAAAGTGAAAAGTGTTGAAGTTAAAGTTTAAAGTTTAAAGTGAACGATGAGATCAAGGGGGAGAATGTTGGATTGATCTCCACCAAGATAGGCCCAACGGACATCTTGGACCTTTGATTGCGTCCTGATCGGGGGCGCCCAACCCGATATGGTTGGTGGGCCCCTGTCACACTGCGCTATAAATAAAAGGGTGGGGGCCGGCGGCTAAGAGCACGTGTTTCTTGAGAGCCATACTCCCCACCGACAAAACCCTAACACCGATCTGATAGGGTGCGCAGCCAGTGACGGGAAGACACCACTGTTCATCGCCGTCGACAACCTCGCTGCATCAACCTTCATCAAGAAACCTGATGGCGGACGGATCTACATCCTCCAACACGCCTGCGCTTCCCAACGACGGTAACAATCTAATACTGTTTTGTTCTATAAATTAGGAACCCGAAATTACTCAATAGAATACAGATTACCCCACTGATCTACTCCTAGAGATCCTGTAAAATTAACAATCTTCACCTTCGATCATTTTGGTTTCTAGTTGTCTGAATGTTTCATATATGTAGAAAGAAAGGTCATTGTGATTATATTATCTGAACGCGCTAGACACTAGGCATAGTGAGTTTCTGGACAACAGAGAAATAATGCTAGTTCATTTCACTTTATGTTTTGAACTTCTAAATGTAATCAGCTAATGGCctaatgatatatatatatatttttcaaACCAACTGTCCCTGTTTGTGACCTGTTGTCTTGTATGCTATTCATTTCACTTGCACATCCTGTTGTCTGGTTTATCTTTTGGGGGTGAACTAATTAAAATGCCGTTGTTTGCGACCTGCTGTTCTTTTTTTTGAGAATCTGTAAATAAGCACAGACTGTTGCGTACGGAATCGCGTGTATGCTCTTGTGTGAATCTGTCCATCGCGTGTGTGTGCTATTGCCTATTGTCTGAACCTGTTCCTTGTATGAAAATGTCATAGGCTCCGGATTATAAAAAGGTAACATGGCTCCCATTCAGTCAGTCAATGATCGTCAGAATAGATCGAAGGACACGTTCTGTATCAACTAGCGACACAATAGTACGTACAAATTCTATTCATGATTGATCATGGCTACGTATAAGCATAAAAAAAAAATTTACAGAAAGTTAAATAGACAACCTCTATCTGCGGATTGTATGAGTTGTCTGTTTATCCGGGTGTGTTGAATTTCAAGAACTTGCAGATAGCAGTTGTCTGTGGATCGCACATGCATGCTATAAACACTTTTTGATAATAATGTGGTAACTTTTGAAAATAAAGAGAAGAAGTGAGAAACTATCTTGCCACGACTGTCGACTCTCTATAAAAATCATAGAATTTAATATACGCAAATCACACAATAAAACCTTTTATTAAGAATAAATGCTTCATACACTTATTTTATTCTACATATGGTAGTTCTAAAAACAGAACCATAAAACTTGTTACTAAGACTGACATTAGTCTATCAACCATACAACTCATTAATTAATTAGCACCATCTAAGATCCAACTTTCCCCCGGTCAACCGTCATTTGTAGTTGAATCACGCAGTTCGCCGCCCGGACTAGAAAGTTTCAACATAAAACCAGCTTCAAGCCGTGGGGAGCGTCAAGACCAGCGCCAAGTCCGGGTGTGGTTTCATCTTTCATCTAGTTTCGGGTACGTTCCAAGCAGAAGAAGGTGCAGATGGGGTTTCCAGGTCAAATTGTGCTGCCAACTTGTGCCACGAGGAGGGCGAGATCGAATGATGCTAGTTTCACAACCCCATTTTTCAAAGTAATTTATATTTTCTGAAAAATTAATTCATTTTTTGGAAAAATAGTTTTTTTTTAAAACGAAGTAATCAAACTAACTCTAACAACAATTTTGACTGCCGAGTAACTTGCCTAATTACAGCCGCAGGAAGCATGGACGTGCGCACAAGAACAAAAGGACGGatacgagtgagctttctttgacTCATTTGATCGGTTGCATTGCATGCAGCGCTGCGGGCCGCCACCGCTGCAGCAGCGCCAGCGAGCCTagcagcagctgctgctgctcGGATTGCAGCTGGGGCTGCGCGAACTGCGAACCGGGCCAACAGCCTTTGGGCCGGATAAAGTTGTTGTAGGCCCGGGCTTATGTTATCTAGATGATGGGGATGCTTTTGTCTGCTGACGTGTGCGCTTACTTTGGCGAACACCTACCATCTAGAGACCGTGATTAGCCACATCGGTCAGCAGCACTTGGACTGAAACCACTGACCTTGTTCACACGGTGAGCTAGACAGGCACAAAGGCCCCTTCTTTTAAATTCACCCAACTTTTGTCAAAGCTTTTCTCACTGAAAAGGGAGAATAGTGAGTGAAACACTGAAATGCCTATTGTTCAACCTTTTTTTTAGGTGGTGGCGGTAGGGGGCGTGTGAGTGAAGTAGAACTACTTGATtttggaaaagaaaaaaaaagaggtgAGAACCGGCAGAACAGAGTAGACTCAGTCTACTACATAACTTTGTGGCACGGTGCGGATGATCCTATTGCACTTTAATCGCCACGAGACCGCACGAGCGGGATCTAGAAACACCTTGGTTGAGGAAAAAAATGCTGTGGTGGGAGTCGAGTGGACTAAAGTTTGGCGCTGCTTTGTTGAAAAAACCCCCCTGAAATCAACGCGACGACTAAGCTTTGAATTCCTCCCGCAGTTGTGCAGTTGCATGCAAAGTGAAATTGAGTGGAGTGGTGTAGTTCTTTTGTTTGTTTTGAAATTGGAGTGGTTTGTTCATGGCACCAGCTGAGGCAGCAGTATGTCATTTGTGCTTGCACTCCAATTCGCTGCAAAGCAGAAGGCACCAGTTGTGCGCTACTAGCAAAAATTAGCGATCAACTCTCCTGGTAGTCCGAATCCAACTCTGGACAACATTTTTATGCGAAATATTTTCACCATGCATCCGCGTCGTCGCGGTCTAGGTAACTTTCTTCAATAACATACCGACTAAAAAAGGGGCTCAGACGGCACAGCTGAAACCTGAAAGCGACGGCCAGACAGACGACCAGATGGGTCGAAAGATGCTTCAGGATAGCATTGGCCACTTGCATTTTTTGACGGCAATAGTTCTTCCGCGAGCTGCTGGACGCAGGATGCGCACGCATGGGAGGGAGGTAGGGAGCTAGCCGATGGTGGATACGGGATACCAGTCTGGCAGTCTACTGTCTATCACATAATCACAAAGCACCTGTAGTTTGTGAAAAGATCAGTGGCCTTTCTGCAAAAGGCGGCGCTTCCTGCTTTATATTTTGCCTTCCCCCCTCCCGTTCTCCCGTCTCGCACTCTCGCTCTCGCATCACCAACAACTTGCCCGCAAATTCCTTCCACAGCGGGTCACCTCGCTTCACCCCGTTAATCTCCCCGGCGAAGAAGGTAACCACCACCATTCTCCCCGTAACTTTGCATTACAAATTCCTAACCACTCCAGTCCGCCACTAGTATTCCGTGCCCAGGCGATTCCTCGTGCCCCCCTGCGTTAGTTTAGTTACCCCTTCTCGTTCTGATCTGGGGGTGTTTTTTCTATTGGACGACCTCCTCCCGCAGTCCCGTTTGTGGGGCAAATCATCGAGTTTCCAGGCCAGAACGATTTGTTTTCGTTACTGGTAGGGTTTCTGATTAGTGCGAGAGGCTAAGAATCCCAGTCCTCTGTTCGCTGAATCGAGTTTGACATTATGATATGTGCGTAGCCATTGGTACCTCACATCGCTGCCTCATGCTTTCTTTTGCGTTTGCACTTTGCTGTGATCGGGTGAGTTATCAGACTACAGTGTCTCGTTGATTCCAGTATTTGGGCCGACAACTGGGTTCCAGTTGGATGTACCAAATGTGCGCGTTCGCTGCACCTCACACTCTGGTTTCTGGGAGCCATAGATCTAGGCTATCGGTAAAGACGCAAATTGTCAAACCGTGCAGCCTCTTGCGTTTGCACACTGGGTGCTGTTTCTGTTTGCAGTCCCAAGTTTGTTAGCCCTCACgtgttctttctgtttctgagcaAATCGGTACAGGTTACCTTTCTACCATTAGAGTCTTTTTTTTTGGCTGCAGTTGGACATCTTTGAGCTAAATTTCCTTCAGATCTGGGTCCAATACCCAAGTTAGTTTCCTGGGTAGAGAAAAGCCAGGGCCCAACGTTTACTTCTGTTCGATTCAGCTATTAATTTTAAATCTAGAACTAGCAACTGCCTTACTTTTCAGTTTTACATTATTATGCTCTGAAAACTGTGAGCCCAAAGATGTAGAATGCAATCATTTTAGTTATGTATTGAAACACAGAACTTTGCATTGTTATTGTTTTCTTACAAGGCTACAAGTTGTGTTATTTGTTCAATCAACTTTATTTTGATTGAACATTGAACCAATTTCTTTTTTTTTTGGTATGTAGCGCAGTACTTGGCACACCAGCAATGGCGGCTACTTACCAAATTGGCCTTGTGGCTGAGCCGCAGTTGCTGAACACCGAAATTATCACTCAGAGGGCCACCAGCTTTGTTGCTGACGCTAAcaaaaaaggcaaatgcattggctACTTGGATGTGTTTGTACACCAGGCACGCGACATCCACAATGTTTGTATCTATCACAAGCAGGACGTGTATGCGAAGCTGTGCCTCACGAGCAGCCCTGAtgtttcatgctcaaccaaggtgaTCAACAGTGCTGGGCGCAACCCGGTATTCGAGGAAAGCCTACGGCTTGATGTTCAAACTGCGGATGCTTCGCTCAAGTGCGAAATATGGATGTTGAGCAGAGTGAGGAACTACCTGGAGGATCAGCTTCTTGGCTTTGCCCTTGTTCCTCTGGCAGACATTGTAATGGGCGACGGAAAGCTGGTCCAGGAGTTCTCCTTGACATCCACTGACCTGTTCCACACACCAGCTGGATTTGTGAAGATGTCCTTGTCATATGCTGGTTGTTCCCCAGATGTTATCCTCGTCCCATCACCCAATAAGTCCCTGTCAGAAGTGGACGGTTCTGGAAATGATCATGTGGTTCATTCTCAGCTTGAAAAGATTGTGTTCCCAGACCTAAATGTGGAGAAGGAAGACGAGATTATGGTGTCAAAGTATCTCGAGATGGAGTCTTTGGActctgaaaaccctatagaagttGAGAACGGCATGTTGCTGCATTCTGGAAATAATGACGATGTTCCTTCTACACTGGGAAAGGTCGAGTCCACAGATTCTGAAAACCCTGCAAAGGCTGCAAATGGCAAGTTGACGCGATTTGGTGTAGCTGTGCCTGATACTGCAGGTAAGGCTGAGGGACACCACAATGAAAGCCCTCTAAGTTGTGTCTCAAC
It contains:
- the LOC100381690 gene encoding uncharacterized protein isoform X1, which gives rise to MAATYQIGLVAEPQLLNTEIITQRATSFVADANKKGKCIGYLDVFVHQARDIHNVCIYHKQDVYAKLCLTSSPDVSCSTKVINSAGRNPVFEESLRLDVQTADASLKCEIWMLSRVRNYLEDQLLGFALVPLADIVMGDGKLVQEFSLTSTDLFHTPAGFVKMSLSYAGCSPDVILVPSPNKSLSEVDGSGNDHVVHSQLEKIVFPDLNVEKEDEIMVSKYLEMESLDSENPIEVENGMLLHSGNNDDVPSTLGKVESTDSENPAKAANGKLTRFGVAVPDTAGKAEGHHNESPLSCVSTTVSFTTLYATTQSFSEPNSEPSETNVEASPRQCHREKSQDVTDGEADSSETPPKDEVIKPVISVNLQPEQSVVEQDIVDMYMKSMQQFTESLAKMKLPLDVENRCPSNEGSYSSTIEKASPSPPSSASKGSRVFYGSRAFF